The genomic window GGCGAAACATCCGCACTCGCACCTCCGCCCTCATCAACGATGAGCTTCTTATAGATTTCCCTCCCGACACATTTTCCCATGCGCTTAATAATGGGCTTTTCCTTTCCAAAGTAAAATATCTCCTCATCACCCATTCCCATCAGGACCATTTCTATCCCGAGGACTTGGCAATGCGGAAGCCTCCCTTCGCCCACTTGGAGAGTGAGAAGATGTTGAGGATATTCGCCAATGAGACGGTCGTGGAGAGAATCAAGAGATATAGGCTTGAGGGGAAGGAAACGATGATTGAAACCAAAATCCTCCATCCCTTTGATGAGGTTGAGATAGAGGGCTATAGGGTTAAGGCTTTGAGGGCAGACCATCAATTAGGAGAAGAATGCTTGATATATCTGATAAAAAGCGAGGGGAAAACGATTCTCTGGGGAACGGATAGCGGTTTCTTCCCCGAGGATACATGGGACGCCCTCTTGAGCGAGAGGTTGGGTGTAGCGATTTTGGATACGACGAGCGGACCCCATTCTACGCCAAGCTATCACATGGGGATACCGGAGGTCGTCAAGACAAAGGAAAGGATGTTAAAAGAAGGAATCGCTGATGATAAAACTATATTTATTTCAACCCATTTTTCCCATAACGGTGGATTGCTGCACGAGGAGTTGGAGAGAACGCTTGAGCCCTTCGGCATAATGCCCGCTTATGATGGCTTTCAAATAGAAATCTGAAGAGAACTCTATGATTGAGAAGATATGGAAAGCGATTGGGGAGGAGTTTTCAGGGGAGAACGCCAAGGCTTATATAAATCGCATCTGGAAGAATTCTCGTTTCAATTCCTTTGATGAGATAAGGAAAACGGCGTGGGAGATATGGGAAATTATGGGGGAAAACGGATTGATTCGGGAGATTATTGAATATCCCGCCGATGGGATAACCCATTATGGTGGTTGGATAATGCCCGAGGCTTGGGATGTTGAGGATGCCTTTCTTGAGATAATTGAGCCCCAAGTAGATAAGCCGCTTATTGCTTCTTATAAGAAATGCCCCTATTCCCTGATGATGTATTCTTCACCTACCCCCGAGGAAGGGATTGAGTGCCAGGTCGTCTTTGAGGACTGGGATGTGGAAGGAAAAATCGTGCTGACGAATTCCATCGGAGTGGATAAAGCGTTGGAATTGTTCAAAAGGGGAGCGGTGGGAATAATATCGGATTATATCGCCGTTTTGGGTAAGCCTTATGGTAAAGAGGACAAATATTACGAAAAAGCAGTTCAGCTTCATAACTATACAATCCCTCCCTGGAAGATGGAAAGAAAGGGCTTCGGCTTTTCCCTATCTCCCTCAGAGGGTAGAAAGTTAAGGCAATTAATGGAAAAGGGGAAGGTTAAGGTAAGAGCAGTTGTAAAGACAAACAATTATAATGGGAGCATTCCTTTAGTGAGCGGACTTTTAGAGGGGGAAAGCGATGAGGAGATAATGATTACCGCTCACCTCTGCGAGCCGGGGGCAAATGACAATGCCTCTGGTTGTGCTGTTGGATTGGAGGTGGTGAGGGCTATAAAATCCTGCATTGAGAAGGGAAAGCTTGAACCTCTTCAAAGGGGGATAAGGCTGCTATTCGGATTTGAGGTGAGAAGCCTTCAAGCCTTCCTGAATACCTATCCCAACCTGCGTCGCTTTGTTGCGGGGATAAATCTTGATATGGTTGGGGCGGACCCAAGCGATGCGAGGTCGGTTTGCAATTTAGCTTTCAATTTCACCCCCTCCTATACTGATTTCCTCGCCCTTCATCTATTGGAAAGGCTTCGCCAAGAACATCCTCTTTTCAACTATAAAATCCAAAAATTCGTCATTGATGACAATATTCTTGGGGAGCCTTTTGTGGGCGCTCCCTTCTGCTTACTGGGAAGTTGGCCCGATGCATATTATCACAATTCCCTTGATACTCCCAATATAATTTCCCCAGTTTACCTCTCCGCATTTGGTAAAATCGCTGGCTCATATTGTTATTTCCTCGCTAATAGTGGTTTTGAGGAAGCTATTTTTCTTGCGAGGTTTGTAAAGGAGAAGGCGGAAGAGGAAATCAGCAGGATATCGCAGGTAGCTATCTTTGATGGGAAAGTAGAGGAAACGGTTAAGCAAATAGATTTGACGGTGGAGAGAAATGTTCAGAGGTTGCAATCTTTGAGGAGATTGGTGAGGGGTAGGGGTTTCGTCCCAACTGCAGAGGAATTGAAGAGAAACAAGGATTTCTTCGCGCCAGGCTCGTATCTATTTAAAGACGAGGAATTGAAAAGATATATCCCCGAGCTCAGCGAGAGGCTGTGTGAATTCGCAGAAGAAAAGAAAAGGGGAATCGAAAGGGATTTAGCTTATATATCAGGGGTGAAGGGGAGAAAAGAGGCTGAGGGGAAACGCGAAATAGAAAATAGAGGGGAGCAGGATGAGAAAGGTAGGAGAATCGTTCCTTTGAGGATGTTTAAGGGAGCGGTAAGCTTTGAGTTTCTTGATGAAGAGGAAAAGGACAGATTGGAGGAGCTTTGTGGGTTTAAAGCGGGTTGGGGAGCCCCGGAGTGGGTTCAAATTGCCCTCTTCCTCTCAAATGGCAGGAGGAATCTTGGGGAAATCTATGAAATTTTGTTAAAGGAAGGCGCATGTGTGAAGTTTGAAGTCCTCGTTAATTTGATGAAGTTATTAAGCGAGAAGGGGTTAATGAGATTTAGACCATATTTAACGAAAGAGGATTTCAAGAGGGCTTTTGCTGAGCTGGGATTGCCGAAAGGGGCTATCGTGATGGTTCATTCTTCGCTTAGTCGGTTTGGCTATGTTGAGGGTGGAGCTGATACAGTGATTGATGCCCTTCTTGAGAGCATCGGGGAGGAGGGGACTCTCGTTATGCCCGCATTTAGCTTTTCCTGGGTGGGCAATCCTCCTTTTGAAAAGGAGAGAACTCCATCCCGTGTGGGCGCTATAACCGAGGCGTTTAGAAAAAGGAAGGGAGTTTTGCGGAGTTCCCATCCCACTCACTCAATTTGTGCCTTTGGACCAAAGGCTGAATTAATAGTTTCCCAGCATTCTCCCGATAAGCCAGTTTTCTCTAAGGAAGGAACTTTCGGCAAGCTCTACGAGCTTGATGCTTTCATATTGATGCTCGCTCCCTTAAATACGAACACACTTATGCATATGGCGGAGGAATGGGGAGGAGTTCCCATGCCCGATTTCCTTGGACATATCATTGAAAATGGGGAAAGGAAAGTAGTGAGAATAAGGAAGGCGCCTTGGCATGTCAATTTTGAGCCCCATTACAGAATCCTCTTCCAAAAAGGGCTTATTAAGTCAACGAAGTTAGGGGAAAAGGAGGTCTATTTGATGAGGGCGAGGGATGTCGTGGATATATCCCTTGAGAATATTAAGGCAAATCCTATGATGGTCACGGTGGAAGGCTGTGAATGCGCCTTCTGTAGACATATAAGGGAGAGAATATCCAAATCCCGATAGTCTCCCTTTTTGAGGAGGTTTATCCTGGGGCATAGCGATTAGTTAATAAAGACCCTTTCCCCTGTGTCCAAAGACCTCTGAGCTGACTCAAGCACTTTTAGAACCTTCAATCCTTCTTCTCCATCCGTTTTGGGCTTTTCCCTCGTTTGGATACAGCGGATAAATTCCTCACATTCAGCCCTTAGTGGTTCAGTTGATGGAAGGACGGGGGAGTAAATATCCCCATAGCGGGGAGTGAATGTGTTCATAAATGCATTACCTTTAATATCTATAGAATGCTCGTAAACTTTCAATTTCTCAAGAGGCTCAACATCATCAAAAATCAGCATCTTCTGCTCACCCACTATCAAAACTCTCCTTATCTTGAGGGGAGACAACCAGCTAA from bacterium includes these protein-coding regions:
- a CDS encoding MBL fold metallo-hydrolase: MRITFLGTAAAEGWPAVFCECSACQRARERGGRNIRTRTSALINDELLIDFPPDTFSHALNNGLFLSKVKYLLITHSHQDHFYPEDLAMRKPPFAHLESEKMLRIFANETVVERIKRYRLEGKETMIETKILHPFDEVEIEGYRVKALRADHQLGEECLIYLIKSEGKTILWGTDSGFFPEDTWDALLSERLGVAILDTTSGPHSTPSYHMGIPEVVKTKERMLKEGIADDKTIFISTHFSHNGGLLHEELERTLEPFGIMPAYDGFQIEI
- a CDS encoding DUF4910 domain-containing protein codes for the protein MIEKIWKAIGEEFSGENAKAYINRIWKNSRFNSFDEIRKTAWEIWEIMGENGLIREIIEYPADGITHYGGWIMPEAWDVEDAFLEIIEPQVDKPLIASYKKCPYSLMMYSSPTPEEGIECQVVFEDWDVEGKIVLTNSIGVDKALELFKRGAVGIISDYIAVLGKPYGKEDKYYEKAVQLHNYTIPPWKMERKGFGFSLSPSEGRKLRQLMEKGKVKVRAVVKTNNYNGSIPLVSGLLEGESDEEIMITAHLCEPGANDNASGCAVGLEVVRAIKSCIEKGKLEPLQRGIRLLFGFEVRSLQAFLNTYPNLRRFVAGINLDMVGADPSDARSVCNLAFNFTPSYTDFLALHLLERLRQEHPLFNYKIQKFVIDDNILGEPFVGAPFCLLGSWPDAYYHNSLDTPNIISPVYLSAFGKIAGSYCYFLANSGFEEAIFLARFVKEKAEEEISRISQVAIFDGKVEETVKQIDLTVERNVQRLQSLRRLVRGRGFVPTAEELKRNKDFFAPGSYLFKDEELKRYIPELSERLCEFAEEKKRGIERDLAYISGVKGRKEAEGKREIENRGEQDEKGRRIVPLRMFKGAVSFEFLDEEEKDRLEELCGFKAGWGAPEWVQIALFLSNGRRNLGEIYEILLKEGACVKFEVLVNLMKLLSEKGLMRFRPYLTKEDFKRAFAELGLPKGAIVMVHSSLSRFGYVEGGADTVIDALLESIGEEGTLVMPAFSFSWVGNPPFEKERTPSRVGAITEAFRKRKGVLRSSHPTHSICAFGPKAELIVSQHSPDKPVFSKEGTFGKLYELDAFILMLAPLNTNTLMHMAEEWGGVPMPDFLGHIIENGERKVVRIRKAPWHVNFEPHYRILFQKGLIKSTKLGEKEVYLMRARDVVDISLENIKANPMMVTVEGCECAFCRHIRERISKSR